The following nucleotide sequence is from Mucilaginibacter sp. cycad4.
ATGGATTGCAAAAAAGCATTAACCGAAACTAACGGTGATTTTGAAGCAGCTATCGATTTTTTAAGAAAAAAAGGTGCTAAAGTTGCAGCAAGCCGTCAGGACAGGGAATCAAACGAAGGTGTTGTTATTGCACGTACTTCTGAAGATTTTAAAACCGGTGTTATCATCGAGCTAAACTGCGAAACTGACTTCGTAGCTAAAAATGCTGAGTTCATCGCTTTTGCAAATGAAATTGCTAACAAAGCTGTTGAGGCTAAACCAGCTTCAATCGAAGAGCTTTATGCCCTTGAAATTGACGTTGAAACTGTTCGCGTTAAAATTGGTGATGCTATCATCGAAAAAACCGGTAAAATCGGCGAAAAAATCGGTGTATCTAAATATGAAGTTATTAGCGGCGAAAAGGTTGTTGCTTACATCCACGGTAATTTCCGTTTAGGTGTATTGGTAGCATTGAGCGCTGATGGTGCAGGTGCAGAAGATGCCGGTAAAGATGTAGCTATGCAAATTGCTGCTATGAACCCTATCGCTTTGGATAAAGACGGCGTTGATGCTTCAGTAATTGAGCGTGAGCTTGAAATTGCTAAAGAGCAGATCC
It contains:
- the tsf gene encoding translation elongation factor Ts, whose amino-acid sequence is MSTVQISAADVNKLRQQTGAGMMDCKKALTETNGDFEAAIDFLRKKGAKVAASRQDRESNEGVVIARTSEDFKTGVIIELNCETDFVAKNAEFIAFANEIANKAVEAKPASIEELYALEIDVETVRVKIGDAIIEKTGKIGEKIGVSKYEVISGEKVVAYIHGNFRLGVLVALSADGAGAEDAGKDVAMQIAAMNPIALDKDGVDASVIERELEIAKEQIRAEGKPEAMVEKIAAGKLNKFYKDSTLLNQEFVKDSSKSISQFLDSVEKGLTVTAFKRVALGA